CGTAGCTGCGTGACCCTTTGAATAACCAGATCCCGgcaaatttttgttgaatgaatgaagctaCAAAGGAAGAAGCTTGTGGAGGCTGGGAGTCAGGGCAGGCTGGCTGGAAGGAGAGCCAGCTGTTGCTTTCAGGATTCCTGATGATGCCTTCAGAGAACAGAGCTGTAAAGCCATCCTGCGGTTCACATGGCCTCGTAGCCAGGCCGGTGGGTCGTGCAGTGAGCGCCCAGGCTCAGGCCACCTGGGGTAGCAGAGAGAAGTTAGATACTTGCTCCTCTCCTGCTCCCTCAGAGCCCCCAGCCAGCCCCATCCCCAgcgcccctcccccagccagcccccaccccagccccagccagccCCTCAAGCCAGCCCCAGAACTCCCCAGGCAGCAATCACAATCACCTGTACAGAGAAAGAGGAGTGTTGAAACCCAGCCCAGGTAGAAGGACCATGAGAAGAAGCTCTGGACCTGGGAGTTTCCAGGCTGGTTCCACCGCTCAATGGTGTAGACCGTCATGGCCACTATCAGGGACAGGGCTGGGGATGGAGACATGAGGGTCGGCTCAGCCCCCCTGCAGCAGCTCCCCCTCCTCAgcacccctcctccccgccccccaagcCCAGCACGGAGTCCTCACCTCCAGCAAAGGCCATGAAGGTGGAGACAATGGGGCCGCGTCCGGGGGCAGACAGCGAAGGGATGCAAGACATGACCAGAAAGGCCGTGGAGATCAGGCCCCACAGGACGGCCAGGATGCAGAAGCTCTGCGTCACGTGGATGTAGCCTGCTCGGAAATGGGACCTCTGACTGCCCGTCCCTGCAGGCTTTTCCCCGCACCAAGACCACACCCCCAGCCCTTACCTGCTACTGAGACTTGATCCTTGCTGGGCCAGAGGCCTGAGTGAGATGTAGACTTGGGCCCCTGGGCTGCAAACCAGAAATTCGTGCTCAGAGCCACTAAGAGGGACACCAGGCCCAGGGAGCTGGTGAGGAGGGCCAGGGACCGGCAGGGCTCCATGGGGGTGAAGTCTGGGTTCCTGGGTCCCGGGTGGCAATGACAAGGCTGGTGATCTAGCCTCCTGGGTCTCTGAGAGAGGAGGAAGTCTGTTCCCCCTCCGCCCCAGACTCCTGGGTCCTCTGGTCTCAAGAAAGAGAAACCAGCAAGAGCTAGGGGCGGCTGGGGGGTGGTCTTTGCTCCTCAACGTCAGGCCCGTTTGGTCTCAGCCTGTCCCGGGCAGCTGCTCTGTGTGACACACCCTGCCTTCCTGGCTTGCATCGACACCcgtccccccaaccccgcccctcTCTGAGGTTTCCCTCGCCCTGGACGGTGGCGGCGGGGGTTGGCCCTGAAGATGTCGCATTGTCACTGGTTTGGAACTTGTCTGTCTCCAC
The genomic region above belongs to Budorcas taxicolor isolate Tak-1 chromosome 18, Takin1.1, whole genome shotgun sequence and contains:
- the NKG7 gene encoding protein NKG7, translating into MEPCRSLALLTSSLGLVSLLVALSTNFWFAAQGPKSTSHSGLWPSKDQVSVAGYIHVTQSFCILAVLWGLISTAFLVMSCIPSLSAPGRGPIVSTFMAFAGALSLIVAMTVYTIERWNQPGNSQVQSFFSWSFYLGWVSTLLFLCTGGLSLGAHCTTHRPGYEAM